From the genome of Aerococcus sanguinicola:
CCGCGACCTCTTCTTGAAGCTCCATGAAAAAGACCAGGTCGCTGTCTTCCATAAGCTCTACCCAGAAAAAAAGAATAAAATTGTCGACCTCCTCCAAGCCAGTGAATTCGCTGAACTCTTTGAACACTTAGACTACAAGGGACGCCGGCAAGCTATTGAAGACCTGCCCGCTGACTATATGACCGAGGTCTTCACCTATGTGGCCGACGACGAGGTCACAGCCTTCATTCATGAACTTCCCCAAGCAGACCGCCAACATGTCCTGGAAAGTATGCGGCCCAGCGACCGGGAAACGATTGAAACAATCCTAGAACATGACTTCGAAACAGCTGGGGCCATCATGACAACCGAGGTGCTCACGGTCTACGCCCAGGATAGTGCCGACCAAGTGATTACGGGCATTCGCCAAGCGGCTTCCGCCGTTGAAACCATCTATTATGTTTATGTAGTGGATGAAGCCCGCCATTTACTCGGCGTCCTCTCCCTACGTGAACTCTTGCGCGCCCCTGGGGACTGCCCAGTCCAAGATATTATGAATAGCCAATTAGTCCAAGCTGATATTGGTATGGACCAAGAAGAAGTTGCCCGTATCATCAAGGAATACGACCTACTCGCCCTCCCTGTCGTGGATGGCCAAGGTAAGTTGGTCGGGATCGTGACCGTCGACGATGTGATGGATGTTATGGATATCGAAACCACCGAGGACTTCCACCGTTTTGCTGGGATCAGTGGGTCGCCAGATAATGAAAGTGATCGCGAAAGCATCTTCGAAACGGTGAAGAACCGCCTACCCTGGATCATTATCCTGATCTTCCTCGGACTGGTTTCAGCCAACCTGATTAATATGTTCGAAGCCACCCTATCCCGGGTAGTTATCCTGGCTGTCTTCATGCCCATCATTATGGACTCGGCCGGTAATGTGGGCACCCAGTCTCTAGCTGTCTCTGTCCGCCGGCTAACCCTGGGCGATAACACCGAAAGTTTCTGGGTCTTAGTTTGGAAAGAATTAATATCTGGGATCATTATCGGCCTAGCAGCTGGCATCACCATCTGTGGTGTGGCCTACTTCCTCTTTGGAAACCCGGTCCTCTCCTTCATCATCGGGATTTCCCTAGCCGCTACCCTGTCCGTATCAACAGTCATCGGCTACCTAGTCCCAACCCTCTTCAGCAAGATCCACATCGACCCCGCCGTCGCCTCCGGTCCCTTCATCACCACCATCACCGACGCCACCGGCCTCTTAATCTACTTCAGCCTCGCCACCTACCTCATGCATTTGTTGTAAAAAAGGGTGTGAGCAAGAGCGCTTAGCTTTGGATGCTTGGAGTAAGTCGGGATAAGGGCAAGCTAGGCTTGCACATTTCCGACTTGCGAAAGCACTCCAAAGCTGCTCTTGCGAACCCAACTAGGAGGGTGTGAGGCTTGGCGCTTAGACTTGAATGATTGGAGACTCATCGAAAAAGACTGACGTCAGTCAGGCGTTTCGATGAGTTGAAATCACTTCAAGTCTGCTCTTGCGAACCCGACTAGACAGGGTGTGAGAGCTGGCGTTTAGCTTTCCTTCACTGGAGCAAGTCGCCAGAGCAGTCTGAAAGACTGCGGCGAAGACTTGTGAAGTGACAGGAAAGCTGCCAGCTCGAGCCCAACTACAGGGTGTGAGACTTGGCGCTTAGGCTGTGAACACAGGTCAATAGCTTTTGATAAATGGTCAACACCCAAGCAAAGACTCTGTGTGTGGCTTGATAGCTTCCGACACACAAATAAAGAGTCTAAGTGGGGATTGATAACAACTAACACCCAAACAAAAACTTTGAGTGTGGGTTAAAAAGATCTAACACTCAATCAGAGTCTCTGAGTGTGGATTAAAAAGGTACAATATCCAATTAACCCCTCTAAGTGTGGCTTATAAACCGAGCCCGTTAGGCAATAAATACACAAGTAAAAAAGCACTTCCACTTCCCCTTCAAGAGGGGAAATTTGGAAGTGCTTTTTTGCTAGCGTATCGTCTTTGTAGCATATTGATCAATAGAGAATGGCGACCGCTAGGAGAGGATTAATCGGCCTCGACTGGGACAATCCAACCCTCAGGTGCTTCAATGTCACCGAATTGAATGCCCAGTAATTCATGGTAAAGTTTTTCTGTGATTTCACCGACTTCTTGGCCTGTTCCGAAGTTGTGGCGGTGGCCTTTATGGGTGATGGAGCCGATTGGGGTAATGATAGCTGCTGTCCCCATGGCACCGGCTTCTTCAAAGCGGTCCAAGTCATCGATGTAGCAATCCCCTTGCTCCACTTCTAAGCCCAA
Proteins encoded in this window:
- the mgtE gene encoding magnesium transporter codes for the protein MAIKLNRLNRKDYYQAIYKSIQDNRRDDFRDLFLKLHEKDQVAVFHKLYPEKKNKIVDLLQASEFAELFEHLDYKGRRQAIEDLPADYMTEVFTYVADDEVTAFIHELPQADRQHVLESMRPSDRETIETILEHDFETAGAIMTTEVLTVYAQDSADQVITGIRQAASAVETIYYVYVVDEARHLLGVLSLRELLRAPGDCPVQDIMNSQLVQADIGMDQEEVARIIKEYDLLALPVVDGQGKLVGIVTVDDVMDVMDIETTEDFHRFAGISGSPDNESDRESIFETVKNRLPWIIILIFLGLVSANLINMFEATLSRVVILAVFMPIIMDSAGNVGTQSLAVSVRRLTLGDNTESFWVLVWKELISGIIIGLAAGITICGVAYFLFGNPVLSFIIGISLAATLSVSTVIGYLVPTLFSKIHIDPAVASGPFITTITDATGLLIYFSLATYLMHLL